A single window of Archangium gephyra DNA harbors:
- a CDS encoding DUF481 domain-containing protein: MMVPPPLLIGFVAPRWQRGWVGAWLLALVLLTSVEAAAQIVNVQALFDEATSPLGVSGGAELSLDWRTGSTELLVVRGAVMGQWRTEKHTVLGVVRGEYGYAQDTLIVSRFLEHVRYRYRFTEWLAAETFLQHELDAFRRLRLRGLAGAGPRFTLWSTEAGSLVLGAAVMLEYEQLRNDGEPDAGQERLDPRLSSYVMGRVRLMENMSLVETLYVQPRLTQWRDVRVLNETLLTVEPNKRFIFSMGFVLTYDAAPPATVSRFDTQLRSSIGVKF; encoded by the coding sequence ATGATGGTGCCCCCTCCCCTGCTCATTGGATTCGTCGCCCCCCGCTGGCAGCGCGGGTGGGTGGGCGCATGGCTGCTCGCCCTGGTGCTGCTGACGTCGGTGGAGGCGGCGGCGCAGATCGTCAACGTGCAGGCGCTCTTCGACGAGGCGACCTCGCCCCTGGGGGTGTCGGGAGGCGCGGAGCTGTCGCTGGACTGGCGCACGGGCAGCACGGAGCTGCTGGTGGTGCGCGGCGCGGTGATGGGCCAGTGGCGCACGGAGAAGCACACGGTGCTGGGGGTGGTGCGGGGCGAGTACGGCTATGCCCAGGACACGCTCATCGTCAGCCGCTTCCTGGAGCACGTGCGCTACCGCTACCGCTTCACGGAGTGGCTGGCGGCAGAGACGTTCCTGCAGCACGAGCTGGATGCCTTCCGGCGGCTGCGGCTGCGAGGCCTGGCGGGAGCGGGGCCGCGCTTCACGCTGTGGAGCACGGAGGCGGGCTCGCTCGTGCTCGGCGCGGCGGTGATGCTGGAGTACGAGCAGCTGCGCAATGACGGCGAGCCGGACGCGGGCCAGGAGCGGTTGGACCCGCGGCTGAGCAGCTACGTGATGGGCCGGGTGAGGTTGATGGAGAACATGAGCCTGGTGGAGACGCTGTACGTGCAGCCGCGGCTGACACAGTGGCGGGACGTGCGGGTGCTCAACGAGACGCTGTTGACGGTGGAGCCCAACAAACGCTTCATCTTCAGCATGGGCTTCGTCCTCACGTACGACGCGGCCCCGCCCGCTACAGTGTCGCGGTTCGACACGCAACTGCGCTCCTCTATCGGCGTGAAGTTCTGA
- a CDS encoding cache domain-containing protein: MRLPRISSWPVALKLSLAFLAAALLPMELTAAYNLHKSLESVRHSTLLNLALFAGTTAARLDQLVTDTGRTVAQISTDMEVESFLSNPQPDSVARASVQRTLQNVVGSNPDIFSVFLLDKAGTCLASTNRDNVGQDYSFRSYHREALAHGSHVSELLTGSTTKEPGIFFSRTVHDGTGALLGVVVLKLRGESLADMVGALRPGEDGHGFVVDEYGVIIGHTNRDLRFRSLTSLSPEVLKLPVFDRRFSSVGIETIQALGWDELGRTMIRAAEPGHTRYTDAQGEGHIVGFAPMKTRPWTVGFELPEAQFSLPLFSLMRSALVSVLLVSLGVSLLSLRLVRGLVRPVLDLTRAARAVQRGDFASPRVAVRTEDELGVLASSFNTMVAGLAERERERDIFGRVVSPEVREKLLGGELRLGGETRNVAVLFSDIRGFSSLSERMDPQGVVALLNEYLTEMAEAVRPYQGYINNFIGDAIVVIFGAPLVQPDIERRAVRAALAMQTRLAALNARRRARGDFPIETGIGICAGEVVAGQIGSPERLLYTVIGDTVNVAARLEALTRDYPQHSILVNPAVVRAVRDEPGLRIESLGPIRLKGRAEPVDVSALHAEDSGTGTPPERLSG, encoded by the coding sequence ATGCGCCTGCCGCGTATCTCCTCCTGGCCCGTCGCCCTCAAGCTGTCGCTCGCCTTCCTGGCCGCCGCGCTGCTGCCCATGGAGCTGACGGCCGCGTACAACCTCCACAAGTCCCTGGAGAGTGTGCGGCACTCCACCCTCCTCAACCTCGCGCTGTTCGCCGGAACCACCGCCGCCCGGCTCGATCAGCTCGTCACCGATACCGGCCGCACCGTCGCCCAGATCTCCACCGACATGGAGGTGGAGTCCTTCCTCTCCAATCCCCAGCCGGATTCCGTGGCCCGCGCCTCCGTGCAGCGGACCCTCCAGAACGTCGTGGGCTCCAACCCCGACATCTTCTCCGTCTTCCTGCTCGACAAGGCCGGTACCTGCCTCGCCTCGACGAACCGGGACAACGTTGGCCAGGACTACTCCTTCCGCAGCTACCACCGGGAAGCCCTCGCGCACGGCTCGCATGTCTCGGAACTCCTCACCGGCAGCACGACCAAGGAGCCCGGCATCTTCTTCTCCCGGACCGTGCACGACGGCACGGGGGCGCTCCTGGGCGTGGTCGTGCTCAAGCTCCGCGGCGAGTCGCTGGCCGACATGGTGGGCGCCCTTCGCCCGGGCGAGGATGGCCACGGTTTCGTCGTCGACGAGTACGGTGTCATCATCGGCCACACCAACCGCGACCTGCGGTTCCGCAGTCTCACCTCCCTCTCTCCCGAGGTGCTGAAGCTGCCCGTCTTCGACCGGCGCTTCTCGTCCGTGGGCATCGAGACCATCCAGGCGCTCGGGTGGGACGAGCTGGGACGCACGATGATCCGCGCGGCCGAGCCGGGCCACACGCGTTACACGGATGCCCAGGGGGAGGGGCACATCGTCGGGTTCGCCCCCATGAAGACCCGGCCGTGGACCGTGGGCTTCGAGCTGCCCGAGGCGCAGTTCTCCCTCCCCCTCTTCTCCCTCATGCGCAGCGCCCTGGTGAGTGTGCTGCTCGTGAGCCTCGGGGTGTCCCTCCTCTCCCTGCGCCTGGTCCGCGGTCTCGTGCGGCCCGTGCTCGACCTCACCCGCGCCGCGCGCGCCGTACAGCGGGGAGACTTCGCCTCGCCCCGGGTGGCCGTCCGCACCGAGGACGAGCTCGGCGTGCTCGCCAGCTCCTTCAACACCATGGTGGCGGGGCTCGCCGAGCGGGAGCGCGAGCGGGACATCTTCGGACGCGTGGTGTCTCCCGAGGTGCGCGAGAAGCTGCTCGGCGGCGAGCTGCGCCTGGGCGGTGAGACGCGCAACGTGGCCGTGCTCTTCTCCGATATCCGGGGCTTTTCCTCCCTGTCCGAACGGATGGATCCCCAGGGCGTGGTGGCGCTCCTCAACGAGTACCTCACCGAGATGGCCGAGGCCGTGCGCCCCTACCAGGGCTACATCAACAATTTCATCGGCGACGCCATCGTGGTCATCTTCGGGGCTCCGCTGGTGCAGCCGGACATCGAGCGGCGCGCGGTGCGGGCGGCCCTGGCGATGCAGACACGGCTGGCGGCGCTCAACGCGCGGCGCAGGGCACGGGGAGACTTCCCCATCGAGACGGGCATCGGCATCTGCGCGGGCGAGGTGGTGGCCGGGCAGATCGGCTCGCCCGAGCGGCTGCTCTACACCGTCATCGGCGACACGGTGAACGTGGCGGCCCGGCTGGAGGCCCTCACCAGGGACTACCCCCAGCACTCCATCCTGGTGAACCCGGCCGTGGTGCGGGCGGTGCGCGACGAGCCCGGGCTGCGCATCGAGAGCCTGGGCCCCATCCGGTTGAAGGGCCGCGCCGAGCCGGTCGACGTGTCCGCCCTGCATGCGGAGGACTCGGGCACGGGCACCCCCCCTGAACGGCTGTCGGGCTGA
- a CDS encoding glycine betaine ABC transporter substrate-binding protein has protein sequence MRALAAAAVWLVLAACAGAPPEGTAVRVGSKKFTESVILGDMVTQLARSTGARAEHRRELGGTQVLWQALRRGELDLYPEYTGTLRQELFAGRALPDDESLRQALAAEGLRMSAPLGFNDTYALGMKEAEAERLGIRTLSDLREHPELRFGFSNEFMDRGDGWPALRSRYALPQREVRGLDHDLAYRGLESGAIQVTDLYSTDAEIAYYGLRVLEDDLRHFPAYDAVLLYREDLAGRAPEVVTALGRLEGRISEREMVELNARAKLQRVPEPQVAAAFLERELGLTVTVRGDSLGASLWLHTREHLFLVGLSLLAAIAVAVPLGVLVARRPRLGQGVLALAGIIQTVPSLALLVFMIPLLGIGARPAIVALFLYSLLPILRNTAAGLTGIAPEVRESAEALGLPPGARLRLVELPMAAPSILAGIQTSAVINVGTATLGALIGAGGYGQPILTGIRLDDTSLILQGAVPAAVLALLVSGLFELIERLVVPRGLRL, from the coding sequence ATGAGGGCCCTCGCCGCCGCCGCTGTCTGGCTCGTGCTCGCCGCGTGCGCGGGTGCGCCTCCGGAGGGCACCGCCGTGCGCGTGGGCTCCAAGAAGTTCACCGAGTCCGTCATCCTCGGCGACATGGTGACGCAGCTGGCGCGGAGCACCGGCGCGCGGGCCGAGCACCGGCGCGAGCTCGGCGGCACCCAGGTGCTCTGGCAGGCCCTGCGGCGTGGGGAGCTCGACCTCTACCCGGAGTACACGGGCACCCTGCGCCAGGAGCTCTTCGCCGGCCGCGCGCTGCCCGATGACGAGTCCCTGCGCCAGGCGCTCGCGGCCGAGGGCCTGCGCATGAGCGCGCCCCTGGGCTTCAACGACACCTATGCCCTGGGCATGAAGGAGGCCGAGGCCGAGCGGTTGGGCATCCGGACGCTCTCGGACCTGCGCGAGCACCCGGAGCTGCGTTTCGGTTTCAGCAACGAGTTCATGGACCGGGGCGATGGCTGGCCCGCCCTGCGCTCCCGCTACGCGCTGCCCCAGCGGGAGGTGCGCGGGCTCGACCATGACCTGGCCTACCGGGGCCTGGAGAGCGGGGCCATTCAAGTGACGGACCTGTACTCCACGGATGCGGAGATCGCGTACTACGGGCTGCGCGTCCTCGAGGACGACCTGCGCCACTTCCCCGCGTACGACGCGGTGCTGCTCTACCGGGAGGACCTGGCCGGACGGGCCCCGGAGGTGGTGACGGCGCTCGGGCGGCTGGAGGGCCGCATCTCGGAGCGGGAGATGGTGGAGCTCAACGCACGGGCGAAGCTCCAGCGTGTGCCCGAGCCCCAGGTCGCCGCCGCGTTCCTGGAGCGCGAGCTCGGGCTCACGGTGACGGTGCGCGGCGACAGCCTGGGGGCGAGCCTGTGGCTCCATACGCGCGAGCACCTGTTCCTCGTGGGCCTGTCGCTGCTGGCGGCGATTGCCGTGGCGGTGCCGCTGGGCGTGCTGGTGGCGCGCAGGCCGAGGCTGGGACAGGGCGTGCTCGCGCTGGCCGGCATCATCCAGACGGTGCCCTCGCTGGCGCTGCTGGTGTTCATGATTCCGCTGCTGGGCATTGGCGCGCGTCCGGCCATCGTGGCGCTGTTCCTCTACAGCCTGCTGCCCATCCTCCGGAACACCGCGGCCGGGCTCACCGGGATTGCTCCCGAGGTGCGTGAGTCCGCCGAGGCCCTTGGCCTGCCACCGGGCGCGCGGCTGCGGCTGGTGGAACTGCCCATGGCCGCGCCGTCGATCCTCGCGGGCATCCAGACTTCCGCCGTCATCAACGTGGGCACCGCCACGCTGGGGGCGCTCATCGGGGCCGGGGGCTATGGACAGCCCATCCTCACCGGCATCCGGCTGGATGACACCTCGCTCATCCTCCAGGGGGCCGTGCCCGCCGCCGTGCTCGCGCTGCTCGTCAGCGGCCTGTTCGAGCTCATCGAGCGGCTCGTGGTGCCCCGGGGGCTGCGCCTCTAG
- a CDS encoding ATP-binding cassette domain-containing protein, whose translation MFELEQVSRRFGGTQALHPLDLRVPEGRTTVLLGPSGCGKSTLLRLMNGLLRPDTGRVLFRGQPLRDEDLLTVRQRMGYALQGGGLFPHLTAEGNTTLMARYLKWPPERVKARLHELVELTRFPRDALGRFPGQLSGGQRQRVSLMRALMLDPDVLLLDEPLGALDPMIRYELQGDLRDIFARLGKTVVLVTHDLGEGAFLGDQVVLMREGRIVQRGPLAELERAPADPFVTRFFQAQRLPFPGGQA comes from the coding sequence GTGTTCGAGCTCGAACAGGTGTCCAGGCGTTTCGGCGGCACGCAGGCCCTGCACCCGTTGGACCTGCGGGTGCCGGAAGGGCGCACCACCGTCCTGCTCGGCCCGAGCGGCTGTGGCAAGTCCACGCTCCTGCGCTTGATGAACGGGCTGCTCCGGCCCGACACCGGCCGCGTCCTCTTCCGCGGCCAGCCCCTGCGCGACGAGGACCTGCTCACCGTCCGCCAGCGGATGGGCTACGCGCTCCAGGGAGGTGGGCTCTTCCCGCACCTCACCGCCGAGGGCAATACCACCCTCATGGCCCGCTACCTGAAGTGGCCCCCGGAGCGTGTGAAGGCCCGCCTGCACGAGCTCGTGGAGCTCACCCGGTTTCCGCGGGACGCCCTCGGCCGCTTCCCCGGCCAGCTCTCCGGGGGACAGCGCCAGCGCGTCAGCCTCATGCGGGCGTTGATGCTCGACCCGGACGTGCTCCTGCTCGACGAGCCGCTCGGCGCGTTGGACCCGATGATCCGCTACGAGCTGCAGGGAGACCTGCGCGACATCTTCGCCCGGCTCGGCAAGACGGTGGTGCTCGTCACCCATGACCTCGGCGAGGGCGCCTTCCTCGGTGACCAGGTGGTGCTGATGCGCGAGGGCCGCATCGTGCAGCGGGGCCCGCTCGCCGAGCTGGAGCGCGCTCCCGCGGACCCCTTCGTCACCCGTTTCTTCCAGGCGCAGCGTCTGCCTTTCCCGGGTGGCCAGGCATGA